The following are encoded in a window of Massilia sp. R2A-15 genomic DNA:
- a CDS encoding phosphatase PAP2 family protein: protein MSTSSFPRLRRFLAARLSPEGQTGLHLTVGVLLMVAAAWLFGDIAEDVVHNESITLLDVRLAHWFHVNATASMTRFMLLISNWHGMVGAPIMAALLALFFYRRRQHYWMMALFAVVPGGMLLNVLLKYVFHRARPSFDDPLLSLTTYSFPSGHTANAALLYGLVACWLWVHHRSIGARAACVAGACTMVALVGISRMYLGVHYLSDVLAAAAEGCAWLAVCITAISTLRRRRQGHSLNQPGRDT from the coding sequence ATGTCGACGTCTTCTTTTCCCCGCCTGCGGCGTTTTCTCGCGGCTCGTCTGTCGCCCGAAGGGCAAACCGGCCTGCACCTGACCGTCGGCGTGCTGCTGATGGTGGCGGCCGCCTGGCTGTTCGGCGACATCGCCGAGGATGTGGTCCACAACGAGTCGATCACCTTGCTCGACGTGCGGCTGGCGCACTGGTTCCACGTCAACGCCACCGCGTCGATGACCCGCTTCATGCTGCTCATTTCGAACTGGCACGGGATGGTGGGCGCGCCGATCATGGCGGCGCTGCTGGCGCTGTTTTTCTACAGGAGGCGGCAGCATTACTGGATGATGGCGCTGTTCGCTGTCGTGCCGGGCGGCATGTTGCTAAATGTGCTGCTAAAGTATGTTTTCCATCGCGCGCGGCCTAGTTTCGACGATCCGCTGCTGAGCCTGACGACCTACAGTTTTCCGAGCGGGCACACGGCGAACGCGGCCTTGCTGTACGGGCTGGTGGCGTGCTGGCTGTGGGTGCACCATCGCAGCATCGGCGCGCGTGCGGCCTGTGTGGCAGGCGCCTGCACGATGGTGGCGCTGGTCGGCATCAGCCGCATGTATTTGGGGGTACATTATCTGAGCGACGTGCTGGCGGCGGCGGCGGAAGGCTGCGCGTGGCTGGCGGTTTGCATCACCGCGATTTCGACCTTGCGCCGGCGCCGGCAGGGCCATTCGCTGAATCAACCCGGGAGAGACACCTGA
- a CDS encoding diacylglycerol kinase family protein, giving the protein MEVIINGGAGSGHDDQAASDLRNKFAAHGCEASVTLAKSGAEMIDAARRAVREGVDAVVAGGGDGTINAVASVLADSGVAFGVLPMGTLNHFAKDVGVPLDLDEAVRTVAKGKRQQVDVGEVNGKIFLNNSSLGLYPDIVRDRERQQHRLGRGKWPAAVWATVAALRRYPFLHVNLCVDGKELARSTPFVFIGNNEYTMQGLSIGERASLADGKLSLYVAQRPGRLGLIRFAWRALFGRLAQERDFDAMLSDRFDIETRHQRLRVATDGEVNIMATPLRYRIRPGALTVIVPQ; this is encoded by the coding sequence ATCGAAGTGATCATCAATGGCGGGGCCGGCAGCGGCCACGACGACCAGGCCGCCAGCGACCTGCGCAACAAGTTCGCCGCGCATGGCTGCGAGGCGTCGGTGACCCTGGCGAAAAGCGGCGCGGAGATGATCGACGCCGCGCGCCGGGCGGTGCGGGAGGGCGTCGATGCCGTGGTGGCCGGCGGCGGCGACGGCACCATCAATGCGGTGGCGTCTGTGCTGGCGGACAGCGGCGTGGCCTTCGGCGTGCTGCCGATGGGCACGCTGAATCACTTTGCCAAGGATGTCGGGGTGCCGCTCGATCTTGACGAAGCGGTGCGCACCGTCGCCAAAGGCAAGCGCCAGCAGGTGGACGTGGGCGAGGTGAACGGCAAGATTTTCCTGAACAACTCGAGCCTCGGCCTGTATCCGGACATCGTGCGCGACCGCGAGAGGCAGCAGCACCGTCTCGGCCGCGGCAAGTGGCCGGCGGCCGTGTGGGCGACCGTGGCGGCGCTGCGCCGTTATCCGTTTCTCCACGTGAACCTGTGCGTGGATGGCAAGGAGCTGGCACGCAGCACGCCGTTCGTTTTTATCGGCAACAACGAGTACACCATGCAAGGCCTGTCGATCGGCGAGCGCGCCAGCCTGGCCGACGGCAAGCTGAGCCTGTACGTGGCCCAGCGTCCGGGCCGGCTGGGCCTGATCCGCTTCGCCTGGCGCGCGCTGTTCGGGCGGCTGGCGCAGGAGCGCGATTTCGATGCGATGCTGTCGGACCGGTTCGACATCGAAACGCGCCATCAGCGCCTGCGCGTGGCCACCGACGGGGAAGTCAACATCATGGCGACGCCGCTGCGCTACCGGATCCGTCCGGGCGCGCTGACGGTGATCGTGCCGCAATAA
- a CDS encoding metallophosphoesterase has product MRTVVHLSDLHFGRVDDVLLAPLRETVERIAPDVVVVSGDLTQRAKSEQFEQARAWLDTLPGPQIIVPGNHDISLYNVFRRFVKPLERYQRYITDDLDPIHVDEEIAVLGINTARSLTWKDGRINEEQVAKMKEEFAGLAPHVTRIVVTHHPFDLPQSADEDDLVDRAPMAMKAFAEVGVDLLLAGHLHTSHADTTEERYGMSEYAALVVQAGTATSTRGRGEVNSFNVLRVEHDRIEVDRYGWDVLSSAFSLMTTEAFMRSGDVWAAHNDGMLAAGI; this is encoded by the coding sequence ATGCGCACAGTAGTTCATTTATCCGACCTGCATTTCGGCCGCGTCGACGACGTCTTGCTGGCGCCATTGCGCGAGACCGTCGAACGCATCGCGCCGGACGTGGTGGTGGTGTCGGGCGACCTGACCCAGCGCGCCAAGAGCGAGCAGTTCGAGCAGGCGCGCGCCTGGCTCGACACCTTGCCGGGACCGCAGATCATCGTGCCGGGCAACCACGACATTTCGCTGTACAACGTGTTTCGCCGCTTCGTCAAACCGCTCGAGCGCTACCAGCGCTACATCACGGACGACCTCGATCCGATCCACGTGGACGAGGAGATCGCGGTGCTGGGGATTAACACGGCGCGCTCGCTGACGTGGAAGGATGGGCGGATCAACGAGGAGCAGGTAGCGAAGATGAAGGAAGAATTCGCCGGCCTTGCCCCGCACGTCACGCGCATCGTGGTGACGCATCATCCGTTCGACCTGCCGCAATCCGCCGACGAGGACGACCTGGTCGATCGCGCGCCGATGGCGATGAAGGCGTTCGCCGAAGTGGGCGTCGACCTGCTGCTGGCGGGCCACCTGCACACCAGCCACGCCGACACGACCGAGGAACGCTACGGGATGTCCGAGTACGCGGCGCTGGTGGTGCAGGCCGGCACGGCGACGTCCACGCGCGGGCGCGGCGAGGTCAATTCGTTCAATGTGCTGCGCGTGGAGCACGACCGGATCGAAGTGGACCGTTATGGGTGGGATGTGCTCAGCTCAGCGTTCTCGCTGATGACGACGGAGGCGTTCATGCGCAGCGGCGACGTGTGGGCGGCGCATAACGACGGGATGCTGGCCGCGGGCATCTAA
- the cls gene encoding cardiolipin synthase, whose translation MTRTRSGKWWLPMVLSLAVASCASLPDVGAGGAASAKATPTVATPNGTLQSKQAAALLAKRWAHATPDMKALAVQEEAATGVPLIAGNKVTLLIDGPATMKEMIAAARDAKSTINLETYIFDQDPVGMEFAELLIEKRRQGVTVNVLYDSVGTIGTPQAFFDHMKQAGITLVAFNPVNPAKATGKWEVNNRDHRKLMVVDGKVAFTGGINISSDYANSSFFGSRRKPNPAEKKKVGWRDTHIKIEGPAVSALQWSFVNNWVRQEAGELPEANYFPPLAPAGDKIVRVLASDPEKGFEIYKSLVLAIQEAKKTIHITSAYFVPDPQIVDALVAAARRGVDVRLVLPGVTDHGLVMHAGRAFYDQLLAGGVKIFHLQVAVLHAKTAVIDGTWSTIGSANIDRRSFIHNYELNVIVLDPAFGQDMENAFNEDLRDSKEVTREEWRHRPFADRIKEWASRLTEYWI comes from the coding sequence ATGACAAGAACGCGCAGCGGCAAATGGTGGCTCCCGATGGTGCTGTCCCTGGCGGTAGCCTCGTGCGCCAGCCTGCCCGACGTCGGCGCTGGCGGCGCGGCGTCCGCGAAGGCCACGCCGACCGTCGCCACGCCGAACGGCACGCTGCAGTCGAAGCAGGCCGCCGCCCTGCTGGCCAAGCGCTGGGCGCACGCGACGCCCGACATGAAGGCGCTGGCGGTGCAGGAAGAAGCGGCCACCGGCGTGCCCCTCATCGCCGGCAACAAGGTCACCTTGCTGATCGACGGCCCGGCCACGATGAAGGAAATGATCGCCGCCGCGCGCGACGCCAAATCGACCATCAACCTCGAAACCTACATCTTCGACCAGGATCCGGTCGGCATGGAGTTCGCCGAGCTGCTGATCGAAAAGCGCCGCCAGGGCGTGACCGTCAACGTGCTGTACGACAGCGTCGGCACCATCGGCACGCCGCAGGCCTTCTTCGACCACATGAAGCAAGCCGGCATCACGCTGGTCGCGTTCAACCCGGTCAACCCGGCCAAGGCCACGGGAAAATGGGAGGTCAACAACCGCGACCACCGCAAGCTGATGGTCGTCGACGGCAAGGTCGCCTTCACCGGCGGCATCAACATCAGCAGCGACTACGCCAACAGCTCCTTCTTCGGTTCGCGCCGCAAGCCCAATCCGGCCGAGAAGAAAAAGGTCGGCTGGCGCGACACCCACATCAAGATCGAAGGGCCGGCGGTATCGGCGCTGCAGTGGTCCTTCGTCAACAACTGGGTGCGCCAGGAGGCGGGCGAACTGCCCGAGGCGAACTACTTCCCGCCGTTGGCGCCGGCCGGCGACAAGATCGTACGCGTGCTCGCCAGCGATCCCGAGAAGGGCTTCGAGATCTACAAGTCGCTGGTGCTGGCGATCCAGGAAGCGAAGAAGACCATCCACATCACCTCGGCCTATTTCGTGCCCGATCCGCAGATCGTCGACGCGCTGGTGGCCGCCGCCAGGCGCGGCGTGGACGTGCGCCTGGTGCTGCCCGGCGTGACCGACCATGGCCTGGTGATGCACGCCGGCCGCGCGTTCTACGACCAGCTGCTGGCCGGCGGCGTCAAGATCTTCCACCTGCAGGTCGCGGTACTGCACGCCAAGACCGCGGTGATCGACGGCACGTGGTCCACCATCGGCTCGGCCAATATCGACCGCCGCAGCTTCATTCACAACTACGAGCTGAATGTGATCGTGCTCGACCCGGCCTTCGGGCAGGACATGGAGAACGCCTTCAATGAGGATTTGCGCGACTCGAAGGAAGTGACCCGCGAAGAATGGCGACACCGGCCATTCGCCGACCGCATCAAGGAATGGGCGTCGCGGCTGACCGAATACTGGATCTGA
- a CDS encoding site-specific recombinase, giving the protein MLPTLERIAPDTGRIDLLVELVDKLRPPHPSQGEVASANVRALTRLLASHPDHAARLGAALCTLLEQRRHTSLYTDIGILSNDGFVVELKRRIAYRFLPPALDDSYLADAIDEVLYLETDWRWINAVPTADWLALFDAIAAATPREHAAAARRTTLLGMLDAIRTLSCRVCALGLEPRLIRSNPDIETFDSPFLMQNIEVNDYLDGYARMLTEGEAAPEDARHLLVMLDQCEAALGKIRKNAAAQGTSVALTYLLVALAQSIDRLRKLLFLVDVSGELPSAPTVDLEAVAAEATPPAEPPTSLRRAGAIALAEELIEAHNAKYEIRGLLADNVDLLARNVTENASRTGEHYIAETRAELRGMFLSSAGAGLIVGFMAMIKILLAWLRSAPLVEAFLFSMNYSFGFMLIHLLHFTVATKQPAMTAARIASGLSSKDGRHIDLDNMAELINKVFRTQCVAVLGNLATVLPTAWAIAMVWKSVSGAHLVNPAKAMHLLHDIDPFHSLALMYAAIAGVCLFVAGLISGYYDNKALYTRMAQRVRQLRGLGRWLGQERLARLSVYLENNLGGLMGNFYFGILLGCMGTLGYLLGLPLDIRHVTFSAANFSTALVALDHRVSWQLAATSIAGFLAIGAVNLLVSFSLALWVALRARNIRFEHGIRLLRALGRRFIAAPLDFFIGPKDLPSDQPTVELPKGMT; this is encoded by the coding sequence ATGCTTCCCACGCTAGAGCGCATCGCTCCCGACACCGGACGGATCGACCTGCTCGTCGAGCTGGTGGACAAGTTGCGCCCGCCCCATCCGAGCCAGGGCGAGGTTGCCAGCGCCAACGTGCGCGCCCTGACCCGCCTGCTGGCGTCCCACCCGGACCACGCCGCGCGCCTCGGCGCCGCGCTGTGCACCCTGCTCGAACAGCGCCGCCACACCAGCCTGTACACCGACATCGGCATCCTGTCGAACGACGGCTTCGTCGTCGAACTGAAGCGTCGCATCGCCTACCGTTTCCTGCCGCCGGCGCTGGACGACAGCTACCTGGCCGACGCCATCGACGAAGTGCTGTACCTGGAAACCGACTGGCGCTGGATCAACGCCGTGCCGACCGCCGACTGGCTCGCGCTGTTCGACGCGATCGCCGCAGCCACGCCGCGCGAACACGCCGCCGCGGCCCGCCGCACCACCCTGCTCGGCATGCTGGACGCGATCCGCACCCTGTCCTGCCGCGTCTGCGCGCTGGGCCTGGAGCCGCGCCTGATCCGCAGCAATCCCGACATCGAGACCTTCGACTCGCCCTTCCTCATGCAAAACATCGAGGTCAACGACTACCTCGACGGCTACGCGCGCATGCTCACCGAGGGCGAGGCCGCGCCGGAAGACGCCAGGCACCTGCTGGTGATGCTCGACCAGTGCGAGGCGGCGCTCGGCAAGATCCGCAAGAACGCCGCCGCGCAAGGCACCAGCGTGGCGCTAACCTACCTGCTGGTGGCGCTGGCGCAAAGCATCGACCGCCTGCGCAAGCTGCTGTTCCTGGTGGACGTCAGCGGCGAATTGCCGAGCGCGCCCACGGTGGACCTGGAGGCCGTCGCCGCCGAGGCCACGCCGCCGGCCGAGCCGCCCACCAGCCTGCGCCGCGCCGGCGCCATCGCGCTGGCCGAGGAACTGATCGAGGCCCACAACGCCAAGTACGAAATCCGCGGCCTGCTGGCCGACAACGTCGACCTGCTGGCGCGCAACGTGACGGAAAACGCCAGCCGCACCGGCGAGCACTACATCGCCGAGACGCGCGCCGAGCTGCGCGGCATGTTCCTGTCCTCGGCCGGCGCTGGCCTCATCGTCGGCTTCATGGCCATGATCAAGATCCTGCTGGCCTGGTTGCGCAGCGCGCCGTTGGTTGAAGCCTTTCTGTTCAGCATGAACTACTCGTTCGGCTTCATGCTGATCCACCTGCTGCATTTCACAGTCGCGACCAAGCAGCCGGCGATGACGGCCGCGCGCATCGCCTCCGGCCTGTCGTCGAAGGACGGGCGCCACATCGACCTCGACAACATGGCCGAGCTGATCAACAAGGTGTTTCGCACCCAGTGCGTCGCCGTGCTGGGCAACCTGGCCACCGTGCTGCCGACGGCGTGGGCCATCGCGATGGTGTGGAAGAGCGTCAGCGGCGCCCACCTGGTGAACCCGGCCAAGGCGATGCACCTGCTGCACGACATCGACCCGTTCCACAGCCTGGCGCTGATGTATGCGGCCATTGCCGGCGTCTGCCTGTTCGTCGCCGGCCTCATTTCCGGCTACTACGACAACAAGGCGCTCTACACCCGGATGGCCCAGCGGGTGCGCCAGCTGCGCGGCCTGGGCCGCTGGCTCGGGCAGGAGCGCCTGGCGCGCCTGTCGGTGTACCTGGAAAACAACCTCGGCGGCCTGATGGGCAACTTCTACTTCGGCATCCTGCTCGGCTGCATGGGCACCCTCGGCTACCTGCTGGGATTGCCGCTCGACATCCGCCACGTGACCTTTTCCGCCGCCAATTTCTCCACGGCGCTGGTCGCCCTCGATCATCGGGTAAGCTGGCAACTGGCGGCCACATCCATAGCCGGCTTCCTGGCCATCGGCGCGGTCAACCTGCTGGTCAGCTTCTCGCTGGCGCTATGGGTCGCGCTGCGGGCGCGCAATATCCGCTTCGAGCACGGCATCCGCCTGCTGCGCGCGCTGGGACGGCGTTTCATTGCCGCCCCGCTCGACTTTTTTATCGGGCCCAAGGATCTGCCATCCGACCAGCCCACCGTTGAACTACCCAAAGGAATGACATGA
- a CDS encoding DUF3617 domain-containing protein — protein sequence MKLHYLALPFAVLAVSAHAAEIIKPGLWETNNKINSGNGKLKDAMAMAQQQLASMNPEQRAKIEGMMARQGVVLNNDGVVAKVCITKEMAAKQQLPVQQRGNCSFQNSPMTGKTMHYSFTCTNPDGRGEGSATFTSPTAYTSSTRMTTTATGASETVSVESTGRWLAADCGAVRPPQ from the coding sequence ATGAAATTGCACTATCTGGCCCTGCCCTTCGCCGTCCTCGCCGTCAGCGCCCACGCGGCCGAGATCATCAAGCCCGGCTTGTGGGAAACCAATAACAAGATCAACTCCGGCAACGGCAAGCTCAAGGATGCGATGGCCATGGCGCAGCAGCAGCTGGCCAGCATGAATCCCGAGCAGCGCGCGAAGATCGAAGGCATGATGGCGCGCCAGGGCGTGGTGTTGAACAACGACGGCGTCGTCGCCAAGGTCTGCATCACGAAGGAAATGGCGGCGAAACAGCAACTGCCGGTGCAGCAGCGCGGCAACTGCAGCTTCCAGAATTCGCCGATGACGGGCAAGACCATGCACTACTCGTTCACCTGCACTAATCCCGATGGCCGCGGGGAAGGCAGCGCCACCTTCACCAGTCCGACTGCCTACACTTCCAGCACGCGCATGACCACCACCGCGACCGGCGCCAGCGAAACGGTCAGCGTCGAATCGACCGGCCGCTGGCTGGCCGCCGACTGCGGCGCCGTCCGTCCGCCACAGTAA
- a CDS encoding sensor histidine kinase, whose translation MLINSLQRLRQLAGRPWIPPRRGKAPYLWLLMLSFLFWKYMVVAPTWIEIGLLAATALLFVPVYFASYWCLGSAQALVIALTCLFGVVWAPFNFGASTFFIFACAMAAAIKTPRNAYCTVLAIVALAVATAWRLPGAGFNFLVPVLIVGTTLGFSGVMEAQLRRSRDQLLRKQEEVEQMATIAERERISRDLHDLLGHTLSLITLKAELAGKLFERDPDACRREIGDIEHSARAALSEVRSAVSGYRQTGFAHELTGARASLAAAGIALRAEVQAFALPPACENVMSLALREAVTNIVRHAGATECALSLALEDGMIVLRVADNGARLADGAAVRPGNGLTGMQERIAALGGKLALRVERGLALELRLPAGAAA comes from the coding sequence ATGCTCATCAATTCGTTGCAGCGGCTGCGGCAACTGGCCGGCCGGCCCTGGATACCGCCGCGCCGCGGCAAGGCGCCTTACCTGTGGCTCCTGATGCTGTCTTTCCTGTTCTGGAAGTACATGGTCGTGGCTCCGACCTGGATCGAAATCGGATTGCTGGCCGCGACGGCGCTGCTGTTCGTTCCGGTGTATTTCGCCAGCTACTGGTGTCTGGGCTCCGCGCAGGCGCTGGTGATTGCGCTGACCTGCCTGTTCGGCGTCGTGTGGGCGCCGTTCAATTTCGGCGCCAGCACCTTTTTCATTTTTGCCTGCGCGATGGCCGCGGCCATCAAGACCCCGCGCAATGCCTATTGCACCGTGCTGGCGATCGTGGCGCTGGCCGTCGCCACCGCCTGGCGCCTGCCCGGCGCCGGCTTCAATTTCCTGGTGCCGGTGCTGATCGTCGGTACCACGCTTGGCTTCAGCGGCGTGATGGAGGCGCAACTGCGGCGCTCGCGCGACCAGCTGCTGCGCAAGCAGGAAGAGGTCGAGCAGATGGCCACCATCGCCGAACGCGAGCGCATCTCGCGCGACCTGCATGATCTGCTGGGGCACACGCTGTCGCTGATCACGCTCAAGGCCGAACTGGCCGGCAAGCTGTTCGAGCGCGACCCGGATGCGTGCCGGCGCGAGATCGGCGACATCGAGCACAGCGCGCGCGCGGCGCTGTCGGAGGTGCGCAGCGCGGTCAGCGGCTATCGCCAGACCGGCTTCGCCCACGAGCTGACCGGCGCGCGCGCCAGCCTGGCGGCGGCCGGGATCGCGCTGCGCGCTGAGGTGCAGGCGTTTGCGCTGCCGCCCGCTTGCGAGAACGTGATGTCGCTGGCGCTGCGCGAAGCGGTCACCAACATCGTGCGCCACGCCGGCGCCACCGAATGCGCGCTCAGCCTGGCGCTGGAGGACGGCATGATCGTGCTGCGCGTGGCCGACAACGGCGCGCGGCTGGCCGACGGCGCGGCGGTCAGGCCCGGCAACGGCCTGACCGGCATGCAGGAGCGCATCGCCGCGCTGGGCGGCAAGCTGGCGCTGCGGGTCGAGCGCGGACTCGCGCTGGAGCTGCGCCTGCCGGCGGGAGCGGCGGCGTGA